In a single window of the Methanolobus psychrophilus R15 genome:
- a CDS encoding quinoprotein glucose dehydrogenase: MKVRSSSKAFSSFILLAAALLFVIILACGCLGTQRETDLPQANNFSSEPGEDYPLASLVADDLEIPWSLDFLPDGSIILTERPGRVRLIDAEEGLLSEPVATIGEVAHTGEGGLLGITVHPDFGDNHFIYVYYTYREDSRLYNKVVRYTEENRQLADAQVIIDGIPGGGNHNGGRISFGPDGLLYITTGDAGESSLSQDLGSLAGKILRVTDEGDIPEDNPFQDSPVYTLGHRNPQGLAWDEQGRLWATEHGPSARDELNLIEAGNNYGWPEITGDDTASNMESPVIHSGSQTWAPSGAAYLNGSVFFAGLRGQSLYEVSIGPDEDLVSMEMQEHFNGEFGRLRDVVAGPDGNLYILTSNQDGRGRPVSGDDRMIRVNAGML, encoded by the coding sequence TTGAAGGTCAGGTCATCGAGCAAAGCTTTTTCATCTTTTATACTGCTGGCAGCTGCTCTTTTGTTTGTCATCATACTTGCTTGTGGGTGCCTCGGTACCCAGAGAGAAACGGACCTTCCCCAGGCCAATAACTTTTCCTCCGAGCCCGGTGAGGATTATCCTCTGGCATCGCTTGTTGCAGATGACCTTGAGATTCCCTGGTCACTGGATTTCCTTCCCGACGGCAGTATCATTCTCACAGAAAGGCCCGGGAGAGTTCGCCTCATAGATGCTGAGGAAGGTCTGCTCTCTGAGCCTGTGGCAACCATAGGCGAAGTGGCACATACCGGTGAGGGAGGGTTGCTTGGCATAACCGTGCACCCTGATTTTGGAGATAATCATTTCATCTATGTCTATTATACGTATAGGGAAGACAGCCGCCTATACAATAAAGTGGTTAGGTACACCGAAGAGAACAGGCAACTGGCAGATGCCCAAGTGATCATAGACGGTATTCCAGGAGGCGGCAATCATAACGGGGGCAGGATCAGCTTCGGGCCTGACGGTCTTTTGTACATTACCACAGGGGATGCAGGTGAATCATCCCTTTCACAAGACCTTGGTTCCCTTGCAGGAAAGATACTGCGTGTAACTGATGAAGGTGATATCCCGGAGGATAACCCATTTCAGGATTCACCTGTCTATACTCTTGGCCACCGCAACCCACAGGGGCTTGCATGGGACGAACAGGGAAGATTGTGGGCTACAGAACATGGTCCCAGCGCCAGGGATGAGTTGAACCTGATCGAAGCCGGGAATAATTACGGATGGCCTGAAATAACCGGTGATGACACAGCCTCTAACATGGAATCACCTGTCATTCACAGTGGCAGTCAGACCTGGGCTCCATCCGGGGCTGCGTACCTTAATGGCTCTGTTTTCTTTGCAGGACTCCGGGGCCAGAGCCTGTATGAAGTCTCCATCGGCCCGGATGAGGACTTGGTTTCCATGGAAATGCAGGAACATTTCAATGGGGAGTTCGGAAGACTGAGGGATGTCGTGGCCGGACCTGACGGCAACCTGTATATCCTCACGAGCAATCAGGACGGCAGGGGTCGGCCTGTCAGCGGTGACGACAGGATGATAAGGGTGAATGCCGGCATGTTGTGA
- a CDS encoding DEAD/DEAH box helicase-like protein, whose translation MDIPELINRLKASGRYEGQIVHVEKLPAREPVHSSLELKPLISYALGEKGIRQLYTHQTEAVTKVREGRNIVLSTSTASGKSLCYMLPIFETLLDDPKATALYLSPLNALVNDQLQTFRDLSDMMGLDIRIDKFIGTMTQAEKSSVKYGNPRILFTNPDMLHMSFLAWKHQWRGFLSNLKFIVLDESHSYSGVMGSHMANLLRRLNRVCELYGSSPQYICCTATIGNPVEHAAALIGKEVCLVDSDSSGRGAQSFIFWNPPMYKKSRNFTIRKSSFGETVELFTNFVQSSFQTIVFARSRQKVERMYVESRNILAGRGVRKTISSYRGGYQGHEREAIEKGLSGGEIDGVISTNALEMGIDIGGLDACIMDGFPGTIMSARQQAGRAGRGSRESIVVLVADSNALDQYYMRNPKDFFRRNCEEAVINVSNRYIQAGHLLCAAMEVPLKAEDARHFGSEYETIVRVLEEEGLLGGLDAKQCLDPNPHRNVSIRNIDSDSYNMVDKATKKPLERDMTRLQAYREAFEGAVYINKGVPYCVTKLDHEKKQILVEQADDGYYTRSMVSSDIMIKDTVHNKILSTCKDVKVGFGDVDVTQQVTGYKKIRQRTDDDLGQYSLQMPKFTLSTEALWLEMPVQFAQAVETHGCDFAGGIHAIEHAIIGMYPLHLLADRNDVGGVSATEHPDLEGKSGIFVYDGHQGGVGYAESGYGKIVEMLEVTLRSIESCPCSEGCPSCIQSPKCGNNNNPLDKDAAIIMLRKMLGKPEYIPQKKKTNLRPREHQASPAIERSREKPFDTVSALERARRKLRQRGNRSAAEWINEGITAGKEKKDHVAAYECFEAALQLEPDNGLALMNKGITYIHLRRYQIALDCFNRLIATGRRQSSVWVQKGIALYYLGDYRNAIAAYDEALKINPEDKKIIKYREMAQGKV comes from the coding sequence ATGGATATCCCTGAACTCATCAACAGACTCAAAGCATCAGGAAGATATGAAGGACAGATAGTACATGTAGAGAAACTACCTGCCAGGGAGCCTGTTCACAGTTCCCTTGAACTCAAACCCCTGATAAGTTATGCATTGGGTGAGAAGGGAATCAGACAACTCTATACCCACCAGACCGAAGCTGTGACCAAGGTGCGTGAAGGGAGGAACATTGTACTGTCCACCAGCACGGCCAGCGGTAAGTCCCTGTGTTATATGCTTCCTATATTTGAAACGCTGCTTGATGACCCGAAGGCAACTGCGCTGTACCTTTCTCCGCTCAATGCCCTTGTGAACGACCAGCTTCAGACCTTCAGGGATCTCAGTGACATGATGGGGCTGGACATCAGGATAGATAAATTCATTGGCACGATGACACAGGCAGAAAAGAGTTCCGTGAAATATGGGAATCCTCGCATACTATTTACCAACCCGGACATGCTTCACATGAGTTTCCTTGCATGGAAGCATCAGTGGAGGGGATTCCTGTCAAACCTGAAGTTCATAGTCCTGGATGAAAGTCATTCATATAGCGGAGTGATGGGCAGCCATATGGCAAACCTGCTCAGGAGGCTTAATCGGGTGTGTGAGCTGTATGGGTCAAGCCCTCAGTATATCTGCTGCACTGCGACCATCGGGAATCCGGTGGAGCACGCAGCGGCCCTGATAGGAAAGGAGGTATGTCTTGTAGACAGCGACAGCTCCGGCAGGGGAGCGCAGAGTTTCATCTTCTGGAACCCCCCCATGTACAAGAAGTCACGCAACTTCACTATCCGTAAGTCCAGTTTTGGCGAGACAGTGGAACTTTTCACGAACTTTGTCCAGAGCAGTTTCCAGACGATTGTATTTGCCAGGTCCCGGCAGAAAGTGGAACGGATGTATGTCGAGTCCAGGAACATACTTGCCGGCAGAGGGGTCAGGAAGACCATTAGTTCCTACAGGGGCGGGTATCAGGGACATGAGCGCGAAGCTATTGAGAAAGGGCTTTCAGGCGGGGAAATCGATGGTGTGATCTCCACGAATGCCCTTGAAATGGGTATCGACATTGGTGGGCTTGATGCCTGCATAATGGACGGTTTTCCGGGTACTATAATGAGTGCCAGGCAGCAGGCGGGCAGGGCGGGCCGCGGGAGCCGGGAAAGCATTGTGGTCCTTGTAGCGGATTCGAATGCTCTTGACCAGTATTATATGCGTAATCCTAAAGACTTCTTCAGAAGGAACTGTGAAGAGGCAGTCATCAACGTATCCAACCGCTACATCCAGGCCGGACATCTGTTATGCGCTGCCATGGAAGTACCTCTGAAGGCTGAAGATGCCCGGCATTTTGGCAGTGAGTATGAAACTATTGTAAGGGTGCTTGAAGAAGAAGGACTGCTTGGTGGCCTGGACGCTAAACAATGTCTTGATCCTAATCCTCACAGGAATGTTTCCATCCGCAATATAGACAGTGACTCTTATAACATGGTAGATAAAGCTACCAAAAAGCCTCTGGAAAGGGATATGACCAGGCTGCAGGCCTACAGGGAGGCTTTTGAAGGCGCGGTCTACATCAATAAGGGAGTGCCTTATTGCGTCACAAAACTGGACCATGAGAAAAAGCAGATCCTTGTGGAGCAGGCAGATGACGGATATTATACGCGTTCTATGGTGTCCTCGGATATTATGATCAAAGACACTGTTCACAACAAGATCCTCTCCACCTGTAAGGATGTTAAGGTTGGTTTCGGGGATGTGGATGTAACACAGCAGGTAACCGGGTATAAAAAGATACGGCAGCGCACCGATGATGACCTCGGGCAGTATTCCCTGCAGATGCCAAAGTTCACCCTCAGCACGGAAGCTCTCTGGCTGGAGATGCCTGTTCAGTTTGCTCAGGCAGTGGAAACACATGGCTGTGACTTTGCAGGCGGCATCCATGCTATCGAGCATGCAATTATCGGGATGTATCCCTTGCACCTGCTTGCCGACAGGAACGATGTTGGTGGAGTGTCAGCCACCGAGCACCCGGATCTTGAAGGCAAAAGCGGGATATTCGTGTATGATGGACATCAAGGTGGGGTGGGGTATGCTGAGAGCGGGTATGGGAAGATCGTGGAGATGCTTGAGGTCACCCTGCGGTCTATCGAAAGCTGTCCATGCTCTGAAGGATGCCCCTCTTGTATCCAGTCCCCAAAATGCGGGAACAATAACAATCCACTGGACAAGGATGCTGCCATCATTATGCTCAGGAAGATGCTTGGAAAGCCAGAGTATATCCCACAGAAGAAAAAGACAAATCTGAGACCCAGAGAGCATCAGGCATCACCCGCCATCGAAAGATCGAGGGAAAAACCCTTCGATACCGTAAGCGCCCTTGAGAGGGCAAGACGCAAGCTCCGGCAAAGGGGCAACAGGAGCGCAGCAGAATGGATCAATGAAGGGATCACAGCAGGAAAGGAAAAGAAAGATCATGTCGCTGCCTATGAGTGTTTTGAAGCCGCGTTGCAGCTTGAGCCCGATAACGGCCTTGCTCTCATGAACAAGGGCATAACATACATTCACCTGCGCAGGTACCAGATCGCCCTTGACTGCTTCAACAGACTTATTGCCACGGGACGCCGGCAGAGTTCGGTCTGGGTGCAGAAGGGTATTGCATTGTACTATCTAGGGGATTACCGGAATGCTATCGCAGCCTATGATGAGGCTTTGAAAATAAATCCAGAGGATAAGAAAATAATAAAATACAGGGAAATGGCACAGGGGAAAGTGTAG
- a CDS encoding peptidylprolyl isomerase FKBP-type codes for MEEGQEKEFRIEPSEAYGEYDEALTQQIPRTVIRSDMEIQEGMMLLVKTPDGQEIPAKVAEVGDEQVTLDMNHPLAGKALNFNIKVIEA; via the coding sequence ATGGAAGAAGGGCAAGAGAAGGAGTTCAGGATCGAACCATCAGAAGCTTATGGTGAGTACGATGAAGCCCTTACACAACAGATTCCAAGAACGGTCATTCGTTCAGACATGGAAATCCAGGAGGGAATGATGTTATTGGTTAAAACCCCTGATGGACAGGAAATACCTGCAAAGGTAGCTGAGGTCGGCGATGAACAGGTCACACTTGATATGAATCATCCCCTTGCAGGTAAGGCCTTGAATTTCAATATAAAGGTCATTGAAGCGTAG
- a CDS encoding phage/plasmid primase, P4 family has protein sequence MSAESSTQPAFAEKDVCIRQQLTAIANKTMEETWDWDKVKFAIADFNMESEESLSPEELTAFADDFEREVFAKSIEALFGIKDYKGKSPDADAESYEIKVSAADIGRMVIRTHNIYVLSTSKEFLIYDPKLGHYISDGTKLLYCHRVRKAIRQTYRAVYVGEDGKRGYDPSPSFIEAVLRFIIDERTVDKATHFPIRLDILPLKNGVLDLATRELHPHGPANMLLYTLNVEYDPTAECPVIVQYLEDLEKRGIIDAVTVQSQLEFFGYCLTPDKSLEAMMILVGEPGCGKSTLIEMLMELLGLSLYSAETMHDLEEYPFSPANLEDKHLNVCTDIGSRKIKDCPNLKKAISGEPLNANRKGIQPYQFRPYARMLFAANKLPELSDEDEAIYRRILLAVYKGKIPLAERDPTLKDRLKAPDEMSGFLNMLLDARDVLYKRGNFINRFDIEENKRLYKTVQDPLKMFVSECFSEAEGMDIVKDEAYTFYKDIWCPLRSVKPVTINSFKSSITKNEQHRFPSGRGKKSVYGDNRPQVWTNCELLPATSGKCGS, from the coding sequence ATGAGTGCAGAATCCTCCACACAGCCTGCCTTTGCTGAAAAGGATGTTTGCATAAGGCAGCAACTGACCGCAATAGCAAACAAGACCATGGAAGAGACTTGGGACTGGGATAAGGTCAAATTTGCTATCGCTGACTTTAATATGGAATCAGAGGAGTCCCTCAGTCCCGAAGAACTGACCGCATTTGCGGACGACTTTGAACGGGAAGTTTTTGCGAAGAGCATTGAGGCGCTTTTTGGAATCAAAGACTACAAAGGCAAGAGCCCAGATGCTGACGCCGAAAGCTACGAGATAAAAGTGAGCGCTGCCGACATTGGCAGAATGGTAATCCGCACCCATAATATCTACGTACTTTCGACATCCAAGGAGTTCCTAATATATGATCCAAAATTGGGCCATTACATCAGTGATGGAACCAAGCTCCTCTATTGTCACCGAGTCAGAAAAGCCATCAGACAAACTTATCGTGCGGTCTACGTTGGGGAAGATGGGAAAAGAGGCTACGACCCGTCCCCATCTTTCATCGAAGCCGTCCTGCGGTTTATCATAGATGAGCGTACTGTCGACAAGGCTACCCATTTCCCTATTCGCTTAGATATCTTGCCTCTCAAGAACGGGGTTCTTGACCTAGCGACAAGGGAACTACACCCACACGGTCCTGCCAATATGCTCCTATATACTCTGAACGTCGAATATGACCCAACTGCCGAATGTCCCGTGATTGTTCAATATCTGGAGGACCTTGAAAAGAGAGGCATAATTGATGCTGTCACTGTGCAGAGTCAACTGGAATTTTTTGGCTATTGCCTAACACCCGACAAGAGCTTGGAAGCGATGATGATACTGGTTGGTGAACCTGGATGTGGCAAATCTACCCTCATCGAAATGTTAATGGAGTTGCTGGGTTTATCCCTGTATTCAGCCGAAACCATGCATGACCTTGAGGAATATCCATTCTCTCCTGCCAATCTCGAAGATAAGCATCTGAACGTGTGCACTGATATTGGTTCCCGCAAAATCAAAGACTGTCCAAACCTCAAAAAAGCAATCAGTGGCGAACCTCTCAACGCTAACCGAAAAGGGATACAGCCCTATCAGTTCAGGCCCTACGCGCGCATGCTTTTCGCAGCAAACAAGCTCCCGGAGCTCAGTGATGAGGATGAAGCAATATATCGCCGAATACTTCTGGCGGTTTACAAGGGCAAGATCCCCCTTGCAGAAAGAGATCCCACATTAAAAGACCGGCTCAAAGCGCCTGATGAAATGTCCGGATTCCTCAACATGCTGCTCGATGCGAGAGATGTGCTATATAAGAGAGGTAACTTTATAAACCGGTTCGATATTGAGGAAAATAAGAGGCTTTATAAAACAGTCCAAGACCCACTCAAAATGTTTGTCAGCGAATGTTTTTCTGAAGCAGAAGGTATGGATATAGTCAAGGACGAAGCTTATACCTTCTACAAAGACATCTGGTGCCCCCTCAGAAGTGTAAAGCCAGTCACAATCAACAGCTTCAAGAGCAGCATAACCAAGAACGAACAGCACAGGTTCCCCAGTGGCAGGGGCAAGAAGTCAGTGTATGGCGACAATCGACCTCAGGTGTGGACAAATTGTGAGCTACTGCCTGCAACAAGTGGAAAATGCGGGAGTTAA
- a CDS encoding GLUG domain protein — translation MMSVASAFAGGTGTAANHYQISNVTQLQAVQSGLSAHYILINNIIDASITSTWNSGVGFVPITTFTGSFDGQDIVISDLYINSPLTNNVGLFGHVESGSVIKNVSVVNVQITGQGDVGGIVGYASNNTNQADNQADAGMVLYEMHVNGNELNVTWNDTSRLTSLVEVTIKNRDRSTAYYLNSTDSEGYLLQTVNASENIIYIVELKVHSGGLPETGIHIHMITFTDGARPAFDMGFSAPWQSAFLASLSLIFFAVIFGSVNAYIGAILVSLAGLFHMFVTGWIPASMVTIDIMFIAVIMSLFFYMLKVESRK, via the coding sequence ATGATGTCGGTTGCTAGTGCATTTGCCGGAGGAACAGGAACAGCAGCAAACCATTATCAGATAAGCAATGTAACACAGCTCCAAGCGGTGCAGAGTGGGCTTAGTGCTCATTACATCTTGATAAATAACATCATTGACGCGAGCATAACAAGCACCTGGAATAGTGGAGTGGGCTTTGTGCCGATAACAACCTTCACCGGGAGCTTTGACGGGCAAGACATTGTAATTTCTGATCTCTACATTAACAGCCCACTGACAAACAATGTAGGACTTTTCGGGCATGTCGAGTCCGGTTCAGTCATTAAGAATGTTAGTGTTGTCAATGTACAGATAACAGGACAGGGCGACGTTGGCGGGATTGTAGGTTATGCGAGCAATAACACCAACCAAGCAGACAACCAAGCAGACGCGGGTATGGTCTTGTATGAAATGCATGTGAATGGTAACGAGCTTAATGTGACATGGAATGACACCAGCCGCTTAACTTCTTTGGTAGAGGTCACGATAAAGAACCGTGATAGAAGTACAGCATATTACCTTAACTCAACAGACAGCGAAGGCTACTTACTGCAGACAGTGAACGCAAGCGAGAACATAATCTATATTGTAGAGTTAAAAGTGCACTCCGGTGGATTGCCTGAAACAGGCATACACATCCATATGATAACTTTTACTGATGGGGCCAGGCCAGCGTTTGACATGGGATTCTCTGCACCCTGGCAGTCTGCTTTCCTTGCATCTTTAAGCCTGATATTCTTCGCGGTTATATTCGGGTCAGTTAATGCTTACATAGGTGCAATACTAGTTTCACTCGCAGGTTTATTCCACATGTTTGTAACGGGTTGGATTCCGGCAAGCATGGTGACCATCGATATAATGTTTATAGCGGTGATAATGTCGTTATTCTTCTACATGCTTAAAGTGGAGTCAAGAAAATGA
- a CDS encoding transposase yields the protein MVGKEQILIDRKVTLDEINDLITHENNSRVLKRLYFVKFRYLGDSVEEAATKVGVTKKTGYCWQESWNKGGYAALMPNFGGGRKSKLTDEQKKELRALLENKDYWTTREVWKLIKEKYGVEYSEKQVGVILHSFNMYHSKPYPLDYRRPKNAEEILKKLTEAIPKHIGQDEQYIIGFLDESSPQTKANTQRLWSFKKPLIIKNTDYVKANAFAFYSINGNSIIDFMKSSKTEDVCEFLEKIVEQNPGKRIILVLDNARSHHAKKTISKARDLKITLVFLPPYSPDLNPVEFVWKTIKREVSVKFVKSKEHLRNIIKMEFMRIESSLSFAKKWIETFNAQIKSVIC from the coding sequence ATGGTGGGGAAAGAACAAATTCTGATTGACCGAAAGGTAACTCTCGACGAGATTAACGATTTGATTACACACGAGAACAATTCAAGAGTGCTGAAAAGGCTCTATTTTGTTAAATTTAGATATTTAGGGGATTCTGTAGAAGAAGCTGCTACTAAAGTAGGGGTGACTAAGAAAACAGGATATTGCTGGCAAGAAAGTTGGAATAAAGGCGGCTATGCCGCCTTAATGCCAAATTTTGGCGGAGGTAGGAAATCCAAACTTACTGATGAACAAAAAAAGGAATTAAGAGCTTTGTTGGAAAATAAGGATTACTGGACTACAAGAGAAGTCTGGAAGTTAATAAAGGAAAAATATGGCGTAGAATATTCAGAGAAACAAGTAGGAGTTATACTTCACAGTTTTAACATGTATCACTCAAAGCCATATCCCCTTGACTACAGAAGACCTAAAAACGCTGAAGAGATCTTAAAAAAACTAACCGAAGCAATTCCAAAACATATTGGTCAAGATGAGCAGTATATCATAGGTTTTCTGGATGAATCTTCACCACAAACAAAAGCAAACACGCAAAGATTATGGTCATTTAAAAAACCGTTGATAATAAAAAATACGGATTACGTTAAAGCAAATGCATTTGCGTTTTATTCGATCAACGGGAACAGTATCATTGATTTTATGAAAAGCTCAAAAACAGAAGATGTGTGTGAATTCCTGGAAAAAATTGTAGAGCAAAACCCAGGGAAAAGAATAATTCTTGTTCTCGATAATGCAAGATCGCATCATGCAAAGAAAACGATAAGTAAAGCGAGAGATTTAAAAATAACACTTGTGTTCCTACCACCTTATTCACCTGATCTAAATCCAGTAGAATTTGTCTGGAAAACAATCAAAAGAGAAGTGTCAGTCAAATTTGTCAAATCAAAAGAACATTTGAGGAATATTATCAAAATGGAATTTATGAGGATAGAGAGCTCATTATCGTTTGCAAAAAAATGGATAGAAACATTTAATGCACAAATAAAAAGTGTGATTTGTTGA